From Pseudomonas sp. StFLB209, a single genomic window includes:
- the etfB gene encoding electron transfer flavoprotein subunit beta, translated as MQPKPVNNPALQVLSLVSVGSHPTSGRARRAEQDARAVELGLKLVGDNLQLLHAGNPEEPALRAYLGMGLDEIQILEQPAGADALPALSEYIRDCNVQIVLTGTQAETGEGSGMLPFLLAERLGWPLVVGLAEVESLDNGVAIVLQALPRGQRRRLKVRLPFLATVDSAGPTPRQTAFGPARRGVLGVDQVEVVSDEVLGSDSLQPAKPRPKRLKVIKAKSGADRMKAATAKASGGGGKVLKGVSAQEGAEAILKLLVEEGVLR; from the coding sequence ATGCAGCCTAAGCCTGTGAATAACCCGGCGCTACAGGTGCTGAGCCTGGTCTCGGTGGGCTCTCACCCGACTTCCGGGCGCGCCCGGCGTGCCGAGCAGGACGCCCGGGCAGTCGAGCTGGGCCTCAAGCTGGTTGGGGATAACTTGCAGTTGCTGCACGCCGGTAATCCTGAAGAACCTGCGCTGCGTGCCTATCTGGGTATGGGCCTGGATGAAATACAGATTCTTGAACAACCGGCCGGCGCCGATGCGCTGCCGGCGCTGAGCGAGTACATCCGCGACTGCAATGTCCAGATCGTGCTGACCGGCACGCAGGCCGAAACCGGCGAAGGGTCGGGCATGCTGCCGTTCCTGTTGGCCGAACGGCTGGGCTGGCCGCTGGTGGTGGGCCTGGCTGAGGTCGAGTCGCTGGATAACGGCGTGGCCATCGTCCTGCAAGCCCTGCCACGCGGCCAGCGGCGGCGCCTGAAAGTGCGCCTGCCGTTTCTCGCCACTGTGGATAGCGCAGGCCCTACGCCACGCCAGACGGCTTTCGGACCGGCCCGACGCGGTGTGCTGGGTGTCGATCAGGTCGAGGTGGTCAGTGATGAGGTGCTCGGCAGCGACAGCCTGCAACCGGCCAAGCCGCGACCCAAGCGCTTGAAGGTCATCAAGGCCAAAAGCGGCGCTGACCGTATGAAAGCGGCGACCGCCAAGGCCAGCGGTGGCGGCGGTAAAGTACTCAAAGGCGTCAGCGCCCAGGAAGGCGCCGAGGCGATTCTCAAGCTTCTGGTGGAGGAGGGGGTGCTGCGTTAA
- the gbcA gene encoding glycine-betaine demethylase subunit GbcA: MDVTANLSLGDPLEAARKATAEMLQTRERTYSLPQPFYNDERLFEIDMQEIFQKEWLIAGMTCEIPKKGNYLTLQVGKNPVLVVRGPDDTINAFFNVCRHRGSRLCTGEKGKVAKLVCPYHQWTYELDGRLLYAGSEMGDDFDMKKFSLKPIKVKTAGGYIFISLAENPPAIDEFLATLHHYMEPYDMENTKVAVQTTLMEKANWKLVLENNRECYHCSGSHPELLNTLLEWDDTNDPRASQEFKDHVAESAAKWEAEKIPYLHAGFGLRNRIVRMPLLKGTVSMTMDGKQGSKKLMGRIQNPDLGSMRILHLPHSWNHCMGDHIIVFTVWPISAQETMVTTKWLVHKDAVEGVDYDVARLREVWDATNDQDRRLAEENQRGINSIAYQPGPYSKTYEFGVVNFIDWYSARMLANLGAEPAPYLKEVKIQSN, encoded by the coding sequence ATGGACGTCACTGCAAACCTGAGCCTAGGCGACCCGCTTGAAGCCGCACGCAAGGCAACTGCCGAGATGCTGCAGACCCGCGAACGCACCTATTCTCTGCCGCAACCGTTCTACAACGATGAGCGCCTGTTCGAAATCGACATGCAGGAGATCTTCCAGAAGGAATGGCTGATCGCCGGCATGACCTGCGAGATTCCGAAAAAGGGCAACTACCTGACCCTGCAGGTCGGTAAAAACCCGGTGCTGGTCGTGCGCGGTCCTGACGACACCATCAATGCGTTCTTCAACGTCTGCCGTCACCGTGGCTCGCGCCTGTGCACCGGTGAAAAAGGCAAGGTCGCCAAGCTGGTCTGCCCTTACCACCAGTGGACCTACGAGCTGGACGGTCGCCTGCTGTACGCTGGCAGCGAGATGGGCGATGACTTCGACATGAAGAAATTCAGCCTCAAGCCGATCAAGGTCAAAACCGCCGGCGGCTACATCTTCATCAGCCTGGCAGAAAACCCGCCAGCCATCGACGAGTTCCTGGCCACACTGCACCACTACATGGAACCGTACGACATGGAAAACACCAAGGTGGCGGTGCAGACCACCTTGATGGAAAAAGCCAACTGGAAGCTGGTTCTGGAAAATAACCGCGAGTGCTACCACTGCAGCGGCTCGCACCCTGAACTGCTCAACACCCTGCTGGAATGGGATGACACCAACGACCCGCGCGCCAGCCAGGAATTCAAGGACCACGTGGCAGAGTCCGCTGCCAAGTGGGAAGCCGAGAAGATCCCTTACCTGCACGCCGGTTTCGGCCTGCGTAACCGTATCGTGCGCATGCCGCTGCTCAAGGGCACCGTGTCCATGACCATGGACGGCAAGCAAGGCAGCAAGAAGCTGATGGGCCGCATCCAGAACCCTGACCTGGGCTCGATGCGCATCCTGCACCTGCCGCACTCGTGGAACCACTGCATGGGCGATCACATCATCGTCTTCACCGTGTGGCCGATCAGCGCTCAGGAAACCATGGTCACCACCAAGTGGCTGGTGCACAAGGACGCTGTGGAAGGTGTCGACTACGACGTGGCACGCCTGCGCGAAGTCTGGGACGCCACCAACGACCAGGACCGTCGCCTGGCCGAAGAGAACCAGCGCGGCATCAACTCTATCGCCTACCAGCCAGGCCCGTACTCCAAAACCTACGAGTTCGGCGTGGTCAACTTCATCGACTGGTACAGCGCCCGCATGCTGGCCAACCTGGGTGCCGAGCCTGCGCCTTACCTGAAAGAAGTGAAGATCCAGAGCAACTGA